The following proteins are encoded in a genomic region of Mus caroli chromosome 18, CAROLI_EIJ_v1.1, whole genome shotgun sequence:
- the Tslp gene encoding thymic stromal lymphopoietin codes for MVLLRSLFILQVLVRMVLTYNFSNCNFASITDIYCNIIFHDLTGDLKGAKFAKFEQIEDCESKPACLLKIENYTLNPIPGCPSLPEKIFAWRTRAALIGHCPGYPETERNDGTQEMAQEVQNICLNQTSQILRLWYSFMQSPE; via the exons ATGG TTCTTCTCAGGAGCCTCTTCATCCTGCAAGTACTAGTACGGATGGTGCTAACTTACAACTTTTCTAACTGTAACTTCGCATCAATTACGGATATATATTGTAACATAATTTTTCATGACCTGACTGGAGATTTGAAAGGG GCTAAGTTCGCCAAGTTCGAGCAAATCGAGGACTGTGAGAGCAAG CCAGCTTGTCTCCTGAAAATCGAGAACTATACTCTCAATCCTATCCCTGGCTGCCCTTCACTCCCCGAGAAAATATTTGCCTGGAGAACAAGAGCTGCCCTCATTGGCCACTGCCCAGGCTACCCTGAAACTGAG AGAAATGACGGTACTCAGGAAATGGCACAAGAAGTCCAAAACATCTGCCTGAATCAAACCTCACAAATTCTAAGATTGTGGTATTCCTTCATGCAATCTCCAGAATAA